The Bradyrhizobium sp. LLZ17 genomic sequence ATTGACGGACGGCACGCCCGCTGATTTTGTGCGGCGGCCTCATGCCTGCGCGGCGAGATAAGCCGAACGCGCCCGAGTCGGTGCAGTCAAGATGGCTGGGGCACAAGCGGGGAGGACCTATCATTGACAGCGCTCCTGAAATTGAGCGGCGGGATTGACGCGTTTACACGCTGGACCGGCAAACGGCTGGCCTGGCTGATTCTGGTCGCCGTGATCATCTCGGCGGCGAATGCGATCGTGCGCAAGGCCTTCGACACCTCGTCCAATTCCTGGCTCGAGCTACAATGGGTGCTGTTCAGCATCGTGTTCCTGCTGTGCTCGTCCTGGACGCTGCTCGATAACGAGCACATCCGGATCGACATCGTTAACGCCATGCTGCCGAAGCCGGCTCGCAACATCATCGACGTGATCGGCCACCTTTTCTTCCTGATCCCGCTGACGGTCGTCATGCTCGTCACCGGCGTGCCCTTCTTCCTGCGTTCGTTCCAGATCAACGAGCAATCCGGCAATGCCGGCGGCTTGCCGCAATGGCCCGCCAAGTCACTCATCATGATCGGCTTCGCGATGCTGCTCGTGCAGGGAATCTCCGAGTTGATCAAACGGATCGCCATCATGCGCGGCATGATTCCGGATCCTCACGAGTCGCAGATTTCGGCGCTGGAGGCCGAAGTCGAGCACCTCGTCGAAGCGATCGAACAGAAGTAGTCGGCGAGCGGCCTCAGGGGGATTCAATGACCGCGTTTATTATCGCCAATATGGCGCCGATCATGTTCGCGTCGCTGGTGGTCGTGCTGCTGCTCGGCTACCCGGCGGCGTTTTCGCTCGGCGCCGTAGGCCTGTTCTTCGCCGTGATCGGCATCCAGCTCGGTCAATTCCACCCGGACTTCCTGCAGGCTCTGCCTGAGCGCGTCTACGGCGTGATGAACAACGACACCTTGCTCGCTATTCCGTTCTTCACGTTCATGGGATTGGTGCTCGAGCGCTCCGGCATGGCCGAAGATCTGCTCGATACGATCGGCCAATTGTTCGGCACGATCCGCGGCGGCCTCGCCTATGCCGTCGTCTTCGTCGGCGCCCTGCTCGCGGCGACCACGGGCGTCGTCGCCGCATCGGTGATCTCGATGGGCCTGATCTCGCTGCCGATCATGCTGCGCTACGGATACGATCGCCGTGTCGCGACAGGTATCATTGCAGCGTCCGGCACGCTGGCGCAGATCATTCCGCCTTCTCTCGTCCTGATCGTGATGGCCGACCAGCTCGGCAAGTCGGTCGGCGACATGTACGAGGGCGCCTTCATTCCGGGCCTCGTGCTCGCGGGCCTTTACGCCGGCTACGCCTTTCTGGTCAGCCTGATCTTCCCGAAGGCCGTGCCGGGCCTCCCGAAGGAAGCAATCGGCTTCCGCGAGGAAAGCGGCAGCCGTGGTCTGCCTTCGCTCGGCGTGCTGTTCCTGGCAAGCTGCGTGTTCGGCTGGTTCATGATGCGGAATTCCGAGACGCATGGCGCCGATTTCGTCGTGCTGAGCATGTTCTTCGGCATCGTGTTTGCGTTCGCCGTCGCCGTCGTGAACTGGATCGTCGAGAAGCTCACGGGCTTCCGCTTCCTCTCGAAGATGGCACAGCAGACCACCTTCGTAATGGTGCCGCCGCTGTTCCTGATCTTCCTGGTGCTCGGCACCATCTTCATCGGCATCGCCACTCCGACCGAAGGCGGCGCGATGGGTGCCGCCGGCGCCCTGATTCTCGGCGCCGCGAAGGGCCGGCTGAGCTGGGACCTCGTTCGCCAGGCCACAGAATCGACGGCCAAGCTTTCCGCTTTCGTCGTTTTCATTCTGGTCGGCGCGCGCGTGTTCTCGCTGACCTTCTACGGCGTCAGCGGGCATGTCTGGGTCGAGCATCTGCTGACCTCGCTGCCCGGCGGCCAGGTCGGCTTCCTGCTCTTCGTCAACGCGTTCGTATTCGTGCTGGCCTTCTTCCTCGACTTCTTCGAGCTCGCCTTCATCGTCATCCCGCTGCTCGGACCTGCCGCCGAACATCTCGGCATCGACCTGATCTGGTTCGGCGTGATCCTCGGCGTGAACATGCAGACCTCGTTCATGCACCCGCCATTCGGCTTCGCATTGTTTTATCTGCGATCGGTCGCACCCAAGGAGCGCTACACCGACCGCGTCACCGGCAAGCGCATGGAGCCGGTGACGACCGGCCAGATCTATTGGGGCGCGGTGCCGTTCGTCGTGATCCAGGTCATCATGGTGGTGCTCGTGATCACGTTCCCGTCGATGGTCATGCACTACAAGGGCGTGCAGTCCACCATCGATCCCAACACCATCAAGATCGAGATCCCGCAGATCGATCTGCCGCCGCTGGATTTCGGCCAGCCGAAGCAATAAGGCGCGCTTTCCTTCTCCCCCCATGTCTGCCGAAGCCAGGGCGAAGGCGGATCCAGGGAGAAGGCGCAGCGCCAATGCCGTGGCGCCGCGCACGATCGCGAAGCCGTCCCACGTGACAAGCGCCGGAAAGGCGGGCATACCGGGCCATCCTTCAACCTATGGTTCGCCGCACATGTCTCGATCGCATTCCGCTCCATCGCTTGTTGCTCCGTTGATCGCGTGCCTCTCGCTGGCATGTGCCGCAAACGCTGTGCGCGCCGAGCCCATTGCGAATGTCGTGGCCGATGTTCACGCGCTGGCCCAAAAGGAGCAGCAGCCGCTGCTCGACACCCTGCACGATCTCGTCAGCATCGAATCCGGCAGCAAGGACGTCGAAGGCCTGAACCAGATCGCCGAGCGCGTGGCCGGTCAGCTCAGGCAGCTCGGCGGTACGGTTGAGATCCTGCAGCCCAGCGACATCTATCGCCTCGACGACACGCCGGAGAAGATCGGCCCGGCCGTGCACGCCGTCTTCAACGGTACCGGCAGCAAGAAGATCATGCTGATCGCCCACATGGACACGGTCTACCTCAAGGGCATGCTGAAGGACCAGCCGTTCCGGATCGACGGCGACAAGGCCTACGGGCTCGGCATTGCCGACGACAAGCAGGGCGTCGCGCTCATTCTCCATTCGGTAGCGTTGCTTCAGAAGCTGAATTTCAAGGACTACGGCACCCTCACTGTGCTCACCAATGGCGATGAGGAGATTTCCTCGCCGGGCTGGCGCAGCACCATCACCAAATTTGCGTCGGATCAGGATGCGGTGTTCTCGTTTGAAGGCGGCGGCACCGACGGCACGCTGCGGCTCGCCACCAGCGGCATCGGCTCGGCCTATCTCACCGTGACCGGCAAATCCTCGCACGCGGGCGCGCGGCCCGAGGGCGGCGTCAATGCGCTCTACGAGCTCTCGCACCAGGTGCTCCAGATGAAGGACCTGTCAAAGCCCGAGCTGGGCCTGAAGCTGAACTGGACCGTCTCCAAGGCCGGCACCAACCGCAACGTGATCCCGGCCGAGGCCACGGCCCAGGCCGATGCGCGCGCGCTCAAGGTGTCGGATTTCGACGAGCTGGAGAAGGCACTGCAGGACAAGATCAAGAATCGCCTGCTGCCCGAGTCCAGGGTTGCGCTGAAATTCGAGGTGCGCCGTCCTCCGCTCGAGGCCAACGACGCCTCGCGCCGCATCGCGGCCTACGGCAAGACGATCTACGGAGAGATCGGACTCCCGCTCAAGGTCGACGAGAAAGCGACCGGCGGCGGCACCGACGCGGCCTTTGCCGCGCTCAAGACCAGGGGCGCGGTGGTGGAAGGCATGGGCCTGTCGGGCTTCGGCGCACACTCCAACGATGCCGAATATGTAAAGCTCGACAGCATCGTGCCGCGGCTTTATCTGACCACACGCATGATCATGGACCTGTCCACCGGCAAGCTGAACTAGCAGCGCACCTTCCCTCCCCCGCACACGTCCGCCGAAGCCTTCGACGGCGGATGTGGGGAGAAGCTGAATCAACGCGCGCTGCGCTCGGATCGTCTCCTCTCCGAACAGGGAGCCAGTGATCAGGGCCCGTACTGCGGAGCCGGCTTCTGGTTGAAGTCATGCTCGTCGGAAATGCAAGTGAAGCTCGCCGCGTCGTTCGTGCTGCCGCTTCCATTGTATCTCGCGATTTTCGGAAACACGCAAAGCGGCCGCGTCATCTGCACATTGGGCGGAGTGTCGTTGACATATTTGGTCGCGGTGACCGCATCCGGCGCCGTGCCGTTCTCGACCCAGTTCACGAGCGAGGGCAGCAGAGCAAAGGAGTTGGGACCGGGTCCGCCGGTGCAGTGATGCATGCCGGGAACCATGTAAAGCCGGGCATAGCTCTGGGTCCTCTCCAGCGCCGATCGCCTGCCGCCCCTGCGATCGAACAGCGCCTCCTCGACATGAGGCCGAGAGGGCTCGAAATCGCGCCTGTCGTGCTCCACGAGCGCATTGAAATAGTTGATGCTGACTTGCGACGGAACACCCTGATCGGCCCAACCATGATACATGATCAGCTTGCCACCATGCGCGCGGAACGCGCTGAGATCGGTGCTGTTGGCATTCAGCGGCTCGGCGAGTTGGTCGTCCACGGCCTTGAGATCGCGGTGAATGTCGAAATTCGTGTAGTTGATGACACTGCCCGGCTGGCCGAAGCCTGGACCGAACACCCAATATAAGGGGCCGTCAGAGAGCGGCTCCGGAAGCTGCTGCTTTGCCATGATGCCGAGAGCGCTGACGTCTTCAATCTCGGTGCCGCGCGAATAGGCGGGAAAGACCACATCGCCGTTCACGGGATCGATAGCGCCGGCGTAGTAACTCTGCATCCGCGTGACCTGCTCGGCGGTAAGGCACGCCGGCGGAAGGTTACCGCCCGTACATTGCAGAACCTTTGGATCGAAATGGCAGTCGCGCGGATCCGACAAGAATTGGTCGGTGTTGACCCCGCCATCCCGGCCGGCGCAGTGCGCCAGCACCGCCTTGTTGATCAATGACATCTGGCCGCTCTGCATGAGCCTTCCAGGAGTTGCGTGCGCGATCTGCCACCCATAAGGCGTTGATCCATACGACCGTGAGCGGTTGAAGGGCGCTGCGCCGGCCACGATGCCGTCGTAGTCATCAGGATAGCGCTGCGCCTCCATCAACGCGTTCTGGCCGCCGGTCGAGCAACCGAAGAAATAGCTCTTGTCCGCGTTCCGCTGATAGAACGCCGCGGTGATCGCCTTGCCCTGCACTGTCATCAGGTGAATCGCCCGATGGCCGAAATCCGTGATCCGTTCCGGGTGCCCATAGAGACCGGCGGTCGGATGGGCCGGCTCCCCTAACGCAATTGCGAGCGTGTTGCCCTGATTGCCGTTGGAACCGCAGAAATAATTGGTGCACCCCGAGACGCCGGTGCCGAGACCGGTGTTGGCGACCGCATATCCGGCTTTGAGGCGAAAGGCGAGAGAGCCGTAGTCGATGAAGCCGCCGAACCCGCCACTTCCGAGACCGAGAAATCGTCCGCCCCATGTGCTTTCCGGCAGCCAGACCTCGATCTTGATCGAGGAGTCGGCCGTGGGCGCGATCGTCGCCGTGACGCGACAAAACGTTGGTAACCCCGTGATGTACTGCGCCGGGTTGGTGCCTGGAATGGCGAACACGCCGGAGATGACATCACTCGCCGACGTGATGGTCGTCTGCTCCAGAGCGAGCGTTTGCAAGCTTGTGCACTGCGTTGCCATGGCGGGCGTGGCAGCAGCCGCGACAGCAACCCTTGCGGCCGCGCTGATGAAACATAGACGATGCATGATTTGTGTTCCCGGTCGTTTTCATTCCAGTTGCGCAAAACCAACGAACAATTTAAAATAGCACGCCATCGCGATGGCCGGAAGAGGCGAGCGCGGGCGCTCATCGCACTTCTCTCAAAATGTTTGGCAGGATCGAACGGAGCGGCGACTTCCGATTACGGAACTGGTGCGTGCGCACGCGTGCGTGTCGAATGAGACGATCCGCTCTAGGCGGGTGCTGAGAAGACCTTGTCGGCCAGCCTGAACCGCAGCGTGAACTCCGCGCCGCCGGTGGGGAGGTTTTCCACCGCAACCGTCGCAGCGTGGTCGTCGGCGACGGCGCGCACGATCGAGAGCCCCAGGCCTGCGCCGTCGCTGCGCTGGCGGTCGCGGCGCCAGAAGCGCTGGAAGATCAGCTCGCGCTCGCCCTCCGCGACGCCGGGACCGCAATCGCGCACCCGCACCACACCGTCGTCACTCACGACGACATCGACCGACGTGTTCTGCGCAGTAAACTTGACGGCGTTTTCGGCGAGGTTGTAGATCGCGCGCTGCAACATCTCGCAATTGCCGAGGATCATCACCGGCGTGTCGCTCCCCCTCAGCGCGATGTCCTTGCGCTGGGCGATCGCGAACGGCGCGATTGCGCCGACGACTTCGGCGCAGACGTCGCGCAGATCCGCGGTCTCGCCGGGATCGAGCACGAGCGTGTCGAGCTCGGCGATCTCGAGGAGCTGGGCGACGATGCGGCTCATGCCATCGACGTCGGCATGCAGCGCCTGCCGCGCGGCGCCGTCGCCAAGCGTCTCGATCCGCGTGCGCAGGATCGCGAGCGGCGTGCGCAATTGATGGGCGGCGTCGGCGGTAAACTGGCGTTGCACGCGAAAACCGTCCTCGAGACGATCCAACGCCTGGTTGACGGCGGTGACCAGCGGCATGATCTCGCGCGGGATCTGCTCGGTCGGCAGGCGGATGTCGGTACGCGCCGGGCCGATATTGCTGGCCTCCTCCGAAGCCTTCCACAACGGCGCGATCGCGCGGCGGAAGATGACGATGTCGGCGGCGAGCAGGATCAAGAGGATCGGAATGGTGATCCATCCCACCCGCCGGAAAAAATTCGAGATGATGTCGTCGATGATGACGTCGCGATGCGCCAGATCCTCGGCGACCGCGACACGCACGGTCTGGCCATCGACGGTCCGGGTGACGGCGCCTCCGGAAATGGTGTCCGATAGTCGCGGCGCCGACGCTGCGGCGTCACGCCTGTGCGAGGAAAACAGCAACCTACCCTCGCCATCGCGAATGTCGTACTGGTAGCGGCCGTAGGCATCCGAATAGAGCCCGCGC encodes the following:
- a CDS encoding ATP-binding protein, translating into MSAAGFFARSPTFKSLISRIVFMHIVAVAVVAIFLPLVLFWLLNSEVDQLHREAMRAQAEALAERIVRQPDGTLAFHLPDSLRGLYSDAYGRYQYDIRDGEGRLLFSSHRRDAAASAPRLSDTISGGAVTRTVDGQTVRVAVAEDLAHRDVIIDDIISNFFRRVGWITIPILLILLAADIVIFRRAIAPLWKASEEASNIGPARTDIRLPTEQIPREIMPLVTAVNQALDRLEDGFRVQRQFTADAAHQLRTPLAILRTRIETLGDGAARQALHADVDGMSRIVAQLLEIAELDTLVLDPGETADLRDVCAEVVGAIAPFAIAQRKDIALRGSDTPVMILGNCEMLQRAIYNLAENAVKFTAQNTSVDVVVSDDGVVRVRDCGPGVAEGERELIFQRFWRRDRQRSDGAGLGLSIVRAVADDHAATVAVENLPTGGAEFTLRFRLADKVFSAPA
- a CDS encoding TRAP transporter large permease subunit, whose protein sequence is MTAFIIANMAPIMFASLVVVLLLGYPAAFSLGAVGLFFAVIGIQLGQFHPDFLQALPERVYGVMNNDTLLAIPFFTFMGLVLERSGMAEDLLDTIGQLFGTIRGGLAYAVVFVGALLAATTGVVAASVISMGLISLPIMLRYGYDRRVATGIIAASGTLAQIIPPSLVLIVMADQLGKSVGDMYEGAFIPGLVLAGLYAGYAFLVSLIFPKAVPGLPKEAIGFREESGSRGLPSLGVLFLASCVFGWFMMRNSETHGADFVVLSMFFGIVFAFAVAVVNWIVEKLTGFRFLSKMAQQTTFVMVPPLFLIFLVLGTIFIGIATPTEGGAMGAAGALILGAAKGRLSWDLVRQATESTAKLSAFVVFILVGARVFSLTFYGVSGHVWVEHLLTSLPGGQVGFLLFVNAFVFVLAFFLDFFELAFIVIPLLGPAAEHLGIDLIWFGVILGVNMQTSFMHPPFGFALFYLRSVAPKERYTDRVTGKRMEPVTTGQIYWGAVPFVVIQVIMVVLVITFPSMVMHYKGVQSTIDPNTIKIEIPQIDLPPLDFGQPKQ
- a CDS encoding M20/M25/M40 family metallo-hydrolase, whose translation is MSRSHSAPSLVAPLIACLSLACAANAVRAEPIANVVADVHALAQKEQQPLLDTLHDLVSIESGSKDVEGLNQIAERVAGQLRQLGGTVEILQPSDIYRLDDTPEKIGPAVHAVFNGTGSKKIMLIAHMDTVYLKGMLKDQPFRIDGDKAYGLGIADDKQGVALILHSVALLQKLNFKDYGTLTVLTNGDEEISSPGWRSTITKFASDQDAVFSFEGGGTDGTLRLATSGIGSAYLTVTGKSSHAGARPEGGVNALYELSHQVLQMKDLSKPELGLKLNWTVSKAGTNRNVIPAEATAQADARALKVSDFDELEKALQDKIKNRLLPESRVALKFEVRRPPLEANDASRRIAAYGKTIYGEIGLPLKVDEKATGGGTDAAFAALKTRGAVVEGMGLSGFGAHSNDAEYVKLDSIVPRLYLTTRMIMDLSTGKLN
- a CDS encoding TRAP transporter small permease subunit, which codes for MTALLKLSGGIDAFTRWTGKRLAWLILVAVIISAANAIVRKAFDTSSNSWLELQWVLFSIVFLLCSSWTLLDNEHIRIDIVNAMLPKPARNIIDVIGHLFFLIPLTVVMLVTGVPFFLRSFQINEQSGNAGGLPQWPAKSLIMIGFAMLLVQGISELIKRIAIMRGMIPDPHESQISALEAEVEHLVEAIEQK
- a CDS encoding tannase/feruloyl esterase family alpha/beta hydrolase, with protein sequence MQTLALEQTTITSASDVISGVFAIPGTNPAQYITGLPTFCRVTATIAPTADSSIKIEVWLPESTWGGRFLGLGSGGFGGFIDYGSLAFRLKAGYAVANTGLGTGVSGCTNYFCGSNGNQGNTLAIALGEPAHPTAGLYGHPERITDFGHRAIHLMTVQGKAITAAFYQRNADKSYFFGCSTGGQNALMEAQRYPDDYDGIVAGAAPFNRSRSYGSTPYGWQIAHATPGRLMQSGQMSLINKAVLAHCAGRDGGVNTDQFLSDPRDCHFDPKVLQCTGGNLPPACLTAEQVTRMQSYYAGAIDPVNGDVVFPAYSRGTEIEDVSALGIMAKQQLPEPLSDGPLYWVFGPGFGQPGSVINYTNFDIHRDLKAVDDQLAEPLNANSTDLSAFRAHGGKLIMYHGWADQGVPSQVSINYFNALVEHDRRDFEPSRPHVEEALFDRRGGRRSALERTQSYARLYMVPGMHHCTGGPGPNSFALLPSLVNWVENGTAPDAVTATKYVNDTPPNVQMTRPLCVFPKIARYNGSGSTNDAASFTCISDEHDFNQKPAPQYGP